From a region of the Bacteroidales bacterium genome:
- a CDS encoding phosphatase PAP2 family protein, protein MLLLTSPFAFVMAQQDSLVDSKVYQFNRKVEIPLNIVHHTVNYYGFQVLRRKPKLISTQVSALNANDVWFFDRHAATQTYSYSTRENAIKVSDVVMNIMLMLPFGLVLDKEVQKDWLDIMFLYLETQAVNLSLSYTGPLLTTRERPFVYYPEIPLEEKLKMGSTDSFFSGHTSTTAAASFFMAKVYTDLHPETEGKKWLFYVAALAPPVVVGYFRYKALKHFPTDVLTGIAVGAASGVLIPYLHKKKEGKNKNLTVLPFAGTSSGLLVQYKF, encoded by the coding sequence ATGCTGCTCCTGACGAGTCCTTTTGCTTTTGTTATGGCACAACAGGATTCATTAGTGGATAGCAAAGTATACCAATTCAATCGTAAAGTAGAAATCCCTTTAAACATTGTTCATCATACTGTAAATTATTATGGCTTTCAGGTTTTGAGGCGGAAACCCAAATTAATTTCAACTCAAGTTTCAGCGCTAAATGCCAATGATGTTTGGTTTTTTGATCGACATGCCGCAACACAAACCTATTCCTATTCTACGCGCGAGAATGCAATAAAAGTTTCGGATGTAGTTATGAATATTATGTTGATGCTTCCATTCGGTTTAGTACTGGATAAAGAAGTACAAAAAGACTGGCTTGATATTATGTTTCTGTATCTTGAAACGCAAGCTGTAAACCTGAGCTTATCCTATACGGGCCCTTTGTTAACGACTCGAGAAAGGCCTTTTGTCTATTATCCCGAAATACCTTTAGAGGAGAAATTGAAAATGGGATCAACAGATTCTTTTTTTAGTGGACATACTTCAACCACTGCAGCAGCCTCATTTTTTATGGCTAAAGTGTATACCGACTTACACCCCGAGACAGAAGGAAAGAAATGGTTGTTTTACGTGGCTGCACTTGCTCCACCCGTCGTGGTAGGTTATTTTAGGTACAAAGCTTTAAAACATTTCCCTACCGATGTTTTGACGGGAATAGCCGTTGGAGCTGCTTCAGGAGTTCTTATTCCGTATCTTCATAAAAAGAAGGAAGGGAAAAATAAAAACCTTACAGTGCTTCCCTTCGCAGGAACATCATCAGGATTATTAGTTCAATATAAATTTTGA
- a CDS encoding adenylate/guanylate cyclase domain-containing protein: protein MQKDKPELLSVKETFNSEISKSERLRATILIGLLALEAVFLLVIYFFYSHEYLLVFKSNIAIYTILIFTFIIIVYEFLILYLVKKTPGRFSLHSRFFSFFNSFSEISLLTLLLVVIVENLDQTTILQAPASLTYFIFIVLSTFRLNFKLSVFTGALAAVEFVAVSIYYSTYYGSFTVDSTHPDLTGMEYLGQGLIMLITGIAAGFVADLINKKMIVSWNNIQEKNEVIDLFGQQISPKIVDNILSNRNELSGSRKDVCIMFLDIRQFTKYVDHHQPEEVVSYLNTLFGFMIESVESHQGVINQFLGDGFMATFGAPVAVGNSSQLATEAAQEIIAKISSEYHQGNIPETRIGIGLHYDEAVTGNIGSATRKQYSITGKVVIMASRIEQLNKKYNTSLLISKEVYSQLNSSTQSTFDWLEDSKVKGSEKMISLYKFVTKN from the coding sequence ATGCAAAAGGATAAGCCAGAATTATTGTCGGTTAAGGAAACATTTAATAGCGAAATATCAAAAAGTGAACGTTTGCGTGCCACAATACTTATTGGTCTTTTAGCCCTTGAAGCTGTATTTTTGTTGGTTATCTATTTCTTTTATAGCCATGAATACTTGCTTGTATTTAAGTCCAATATTGCTATATATACGATATTAATTTTTACATTTATTATTATTGTCTACGAATTTTTAATTCTTTATCTAGTTAAGAAAACGCCAGGAAGGTTTAGCCTTCATTCCCGATTCTTTAGTTTTTTTAATAGTTTTTCGGAAATCTCCTTACTTACTCTTCTTTTGGTTGTCATTGTTGAAAATCTTGACCAAACTACCATCTTACAGGCACCAGCCTCATTAACGTATTTTATCTTTATTGTTCTTTCTACGTTTCGACTAAATTTTAAACTTTCTGTTTTTACTGGTGCTCTTGCTGCTGTTGAGTTCGTTGCGGTATCTATCTATTATTCAACCTATTATGGGAGTTTTACTGTAGATAGTACTCATCCCGACTTAACAGGCATGGAGTACTTAGGACAAGGCTTAATTATGCTGATTACAGGAATAGCAGCAGGTTTTGTTGCCGATCTTATCAATAAGAAGATGATCGTTTCCTGGAATAATATTCAAGAAAAAAACGAGGTAATCGATTTATTTGGACAACAAATATCTCCCAAGATTGTAGATAATATCTTATCAAATAGAAACGAACTTTCAGGATCGAGAAAGGACGTTTGCATAATGTTTCTTGATATTCGACAGTTTACAAAGTATGTGGATCATCATCAACCGGAAGAAGTTGTTTCTTATTTGAATACATTATTTGGTTTTATGATTGAAAGTGTAGAATCTCATCAAGGTGTCATAAATCAGTTTTTAGGTGATGGCTTTATGGCTACTTTTGGTGCTCCTGTAGCCGTTGGAAATAGCAGTCAACTCGCAACTGAAGCTGCTCAAGAGATTATTGCTAAAATAAGTAGTGAGTATCATCAAGGAAATATTCCCGAAACACGTATTGGTATTGGTCTTCATTACGATGAGGCTGTAACCGGAAATATTGGTTCTGCCACGCGCAAGCAGTATTCAATTACAGGCAAAGTGGTTATTATGGCATCGCGAATAGAACAGTTAAACAAGAAATACAATACAAGTCTTCTAATTTCTAAAGAAGTATACAGTCAGCTAAATAGTAGTACACAATCTACATTTGACTGGCTTGAAGATTCAAAAGTAAAAGGGAGCGAAAAAATGATTTCGCTCTATAAATTTGTTACAAAGAACTAA